In Triticum urartu cultivar G1812 unplaced genomic scaffold, Tu2.1 TuUngrouped_contig_6856, whole genome shotgun sequence, a single genomic region encodes these proteins:
- the LOC125531172 gene encoding pentatricopeptide repeat-containing protein At1g09900-like, which produces MPVAPDTYTYNTVLMGLCGARQWGDAEELMAEMVRNHCPPNEVTFATQIRAFCQNGLLDRALQLLDRMPGYGCTPDVVIYSTLVNGFSEQGRVDDAIELLSGMLCKPNTVCYNAALKGLCIAQRWEDVGGLIADMVTKDCLPNEATFSMLTSCLCQNGLVDCAMEVLEHMHKYGCRPDVVIYNTLIYSFSEQGRVEDALKLLNSMPCSPDVISFNAALKGLCRAERWDDAEDLIGKMLREDCPLIEMTFNILIDSLCQSGRVNYAIEVFEQMPNFGCTPDIVTYSSLINGLSEQGLVESAIELFQSMPCKPDIFGYNAVLKGLCKAARWEDAGELISKMARKDCPPNEITFNILINSLCQKGLVDRAIEVFEQMPKYGSTPDIFTYNALINGFSEQGRLDDARKILSTMSCKPDAVSYNSALKGLCRAERWKEAEEVVAEMLRKKCPPNEVTFKYANRLFVPNRVT; this is translated from the coding sequence ATGCCCGTCGCGCCGGACACCTACACCTACAACACCGTGCTCATGGGCCTCTGCGGCGCCCGGCAGTGGGGGGACGCCGAGGAGCTCATGGCGGAGATGGTCAGGAACCATTGCCCTCCCAACGAGGTGACGTTCGCCACGCAGATCCGCGCTTTCTGCCAGAACGGGCTGCTCGACCGCGCCCTTCAGCTGCTCGACCGGATGCCCGGGTACGGATGCACGCCTGATGTTGTCATTTACAGCACCCTGGTGAACGGGTTCTCGGAGCAAGGGCGTGTGGACGACGCCATCGAGCTGCTCAGCGGCATGCTCTGCAAGCCCAACACTGTTTGTTACAATGCCGCGCTGAAAGGTTTGTGCATCGCTCAGCGCTGGGAGGATGTCGGAGGGCTGATTGCTGACATGGTTACGAAAGACTGCCTGCCGAATGAAGCGACATTCAGCATGCTAACCAGTTGCTTGTGCCAGAATGGGCTGGTTGACTGTGCAATGGAAGTTCTTGAGCACATGCACAAGTATGGATGCAGACCCGATGTTGTCATTTACAACACGCTGATCTATTCCTTTTCGGAACAAGGGCGTGTGGAGGACGCGCTCAAGTTACTAAACAGCATGCCATGCAGTCCTGACGTCATTAGCTTTAATGCCGCGTTGAAGGGTTTATGCAGAGCTGAGCGATGGGATGATGCCGAGGATCTTATAGGGAAGATGCTTAGGGAGGATTGTCCCTTAATTGAAATGACTTTCAATATACTCATTGATTCGTTGTGCCAGAGTGGCCGGGTAAACTACGCAATTGAAGTGTTTGAGCAAATGCCAAACTTTGGATGCACACCTGATATTGTCACATACAGTAGCCTTATTAATGGCCTTTCTGAACAAGGGCTTGTCGAATCAGCCATTGAGTTGTTTCAAAGCATGCCATGCAAGCCTGATATCTTTGGCTACAATGCTGTGCTGAAGGGTTTGTGCAAAGCTGCGCGATGGGAGGATGCTGGGGAGCTTATATCTAAGATGGCTAGAAAGGATTGCCCCCCAAATGAAATCACATTTAATATACTGATCAATTCCCTGTGCCAGAAGGGGCTCGTTGATCGTGCAATCGAGGTGTTCGAGCAAATGCCAAAGTACGGAAGTACACCTGATATTTTCACATACAATGCCCTTATCAATGGCTTTTCTGAACAAGGCCGTCTCGATGATGCCCGCAAGATATTAAGCACTATGTCATGCAAGCCTGATGCCGTGTCCTATAATTCTGCATTGAAGGGTTTATGCAGAGCTGAACGATGGAAGGAAGCAGAGGAGGTTGTCGCTGAGATGCTTAGAAAGAAGTGCCCTCCAAATGAAGTAACATTCAAGTATGCTAATCGATTATTTGTACCAAACAGGGTAACTTGA